A window of Gloeocapsa sp. PCC 7428 contains these coding sequences:
- a CDS encoding efflux RND transporter periplasmic adaptor subunit, translated as MKSALFISSIIAVGLAISVPSVGFAHVGHGDEFQAEGGVQRVQVNAETDQMLGIMVTPIEPAADGSAAVMVPITALVDANGKQLVFVQYENFYEPVPITTGATQGDLIEVTQGLSVGEKLVTEGSLSLYAESRKTQTANAAASPTAIASPQTSTAHAQADAQGIPHSHDDAGNLVSQSSETTPQPSGFPIGIVAAAGGGAALLVGAIAFMSGGRKKKNIFSNKKGGF; from the coding sequence ATGAAATCCGCTCTATTTATTAGTTCCATTATTGCTGTTGGTTTGGCTATCAGTGTACCTAGCGTTGGGTTTGCTCACGTTGGGCATGGCGATGAATTTCAGGCAGAGGGCGGTGTTCAGCGCGTGCAAGTCAATGCTGAAACCGATCAGATGTTGGGTATTATGGTTACGCCAATTGAGCCAGCCGCAGATGGTAGCGCCGCTGTTATGGTGCCTATCACAGCATTGGTCGATGCTAACGGTAAGCAACTCGTCTTCGTGCAGTATGAGAATTTTTATGAGCCTGTTCCCATCACAACTGGCGCAACTCAGGGCGACCTGATCGAGGTAACTCAAGGATTGTCAGTTGGGGAAAAACTTGTCACTGAAGGAAGTTTGTCGCTCTATGCAGAATCGCGCAAAACTCAAACTGCCAATGCAGCCGCCAGTCCAACCGCAATCGCCTCTCCCCAAACTAGTACAGCCCATGCTCAGGCAGATGCTCAAGGAATCCCTCATAGCCACGATGATGCTGGTAATCTCGTCTCACAGTCTAGTGAAACGACTCCGCAACCGAGCGGATTCCCGATAGGGATTGTAGCCGCAGCCGGTGGTGGAGCAGCGCTGTTGGTAGGGGCGATCGCCTTTATGAGTGGCGGTCGCAAAAAGAAGAACATCTTTTCTAACAAGAAAGGGGGCTTCTAA